The Arachis ipaensis cultivar K30076 chromosome B07, Araip1.1, whole genome shotgun sequence genome includes a window with the following:
- the LOC107607896 gene encoding GEM-like protein 1 codes for MSTPSDQTTNEAKTTTPPPPPPNDSPSQSQSQPHSTDYAPYPKIDPNDVTPPLPHHPNLTSEPLQPVTSPVAAETRAPISGDAATTMPPESNPYVSPAPVQPSKNTLDSVKDVLGRFVVMIINSSGSVESLKTGPSFADAAVGRIAQSTKVLAEGGYEKIFRQTFETVPEEQLLKTYACYLSTSAGPVMGVLYLSTAKLAFCSDNPLSYQTGDQTQWSYYKVVIPLHQLRAVNPSASKTNQSEKYIQIISVDNHEFWFMGFVHYDSAVKNIQGVLQTR; via the exons ATGAGTACTCCTTCTGATCAAACCACAAACGAAGCTAAAACAACAACACCACCACCGCCGCCGCCGAATGATTCTCCGTCTCAGTCTCAGTCTCAGCCTCACTCCACCGATTATGCTCCATACCCTAAAATTGACCCCAACGATGTTACTCCTCCTTTGCCACATCATCCTAATTTGACTTCTGAGCCGTTGCAACCGGTTACTAGTCCCGTCGCCGCTGAAACTCGCGCTCCGATTTCCGGCGACGCTGCAACCACCATGCCTCCCGAGTCCAATCCCTATGTCTCCCCTGCACCTGTTCAGCCATCAAAAA ATACTTTGGATTCGGTGAAGGATGTTCTTGGAAGATTTGTTGTGATGATTATTAATAGCTCTGGATCTGTTGAATCAT TGAAGACTGGTCCTAGTTTTGCTGATGCTGCTGTTGGGAGGATTGCTCAGAGCACAAAGGTTCTTGCAGAAGGTGGCTATGAGAAGATCTTCAGGCAAACTTTTGAGACTGTTCCGGAGGAGCAGCTCTTGAAAACGTATGCGTGCTACTTGTCCACCTCGGCCGGACCGGTAATGGGAGTTCTGTATTTGTCAACTGCAAAGCTTGCTTTTTGCAGTGATAACCCACTTTCTTACCAAACGGGTGATCAGACTCAGTGGAGCTATTATAAG GTGGTCATTCCGTTACATCAGCTGAGAGCGGTGAACCCATCAGCAAGCAAAACCAACCAATCGGAGAAATATATACAGATCATCTCTGTTGACAACCATGAATTTTGGTTCATGGGCTTTGTTCACTATGACAGCGCTGTTAAAAATATTCAAGGAGTGTTGCAAACCCGTTGA